The sequence acaccggattatgccaagtggcgactctgaatttaattgaaaaaatgaatcctttttcgaaacaaatctttattttgtcacttaataataaaaacccttttgaacttaaaaatctaatctttttggttaaaaaaaaagggtgtgacagcacTTTTGGgcattagcaaagtgaaaacTGAGAATAGCCAATAGCATAACAACACCTGATTAGTTATCTGGATTTGATACTTATTTCGTCACAATTCGTCCAATGATTCTTAAAATCCATCTGTTATAACCTTTTATGCAGCTTAGAAATCCCCCCCACCCACCTACCCAACTCTCTCTCTAACACACACACAGAGGAAAGCAAAATATTAGCATGACGCATTCAATCTTTAGTTGCTACTTGTTTACCTTCAGAAACAAGTCTAGGGGCCATATTAATAGGACGCATATAGTGAGTAAGTATTCCAACAGGAACAGGCGCAGCAGCAAGAGCAAGATAAAGCTTTTTGACCTTCTTTTCCTGCCAGATAATAGATGAAGTTATCAATAATACCAAATACCTCCATGGGAAGGGCACATGGAGTTATTCCCTATAACTCTCTATCAAATCTTTTGTAAGACTATGTGACATAGAGGTGAGTCTCACTCTGATTTTTCCATGAAAAACTGAACAGTACTCCTTGCTGCGAGCCAGCACAACACTGCATAAATTAGAAATCATGACAGAAGTTTTTACTATTAAGTAAGAAATAATGACTTAATATTTCACTTCTATGGATGAATTTTACCAAAGGAAATTTAAGTGTGATAAAACAGCCAATCATACCATCCTTCAGTACAATTGTCAATCTGATGGGTAGTCTGCAGTGGAGCTGAAAATCCTAATGCTCGAGTAGCAAATGTAGCACAGCTTTCTTCAATGTTATCTGTAGTTCCTCCTACCTAAGTTTAAGTTGTAAATGTGCAAAAGAGTTCGTTTATTGGTAACGGAAAAAGAACAATGATAACCTAGAACAACAAAGAATTAATAGTAAAAATTATTGGTAACAGAAAAAGAACAATGATAACCTAGAACAACACCGAAttaatagtaaaaattaaaagaaaaagatacaatgaGAGAAGACCAATGTCAGTTCGAAACAATTTACTTTGACAGAAATGACTATCAGCAAATATCAGCTAGAGATTTCACTCAACACAAAACAATATTTAATGAAGTCTTCATACTCACAGAAGTACCAGCAGGTTTGTCCAGAACCACATAGTCGTCGGTTACAGCAACAATACGAGATTTCCAGTCAATGTGATAGCACCTAATCATATCAAATCTTACAACATTACCTTCTCACACACAAAAAGTCATGAGACAAAGGAAGGATGGGATTCAGTAATTACCTCGGAAAGCGCTTTGGGTGTACATGCACCCGTAAATAAGTTCCAGCTTCAACAATTTCATCAGGACGAGTTATTCGGAAAGTTTTCTGAGCTTCACGTACAGTTTTCCCTTTGATTGAAGCTCTCTTTCTCAGAACTGATGGATCTGTAACTTCTTCATACACTTTAATTTGCTCAGGACTGGCAGTCGGAGGTGGCTTGGGACATACAAGAGAGTAATACACAGCCCCAAACTGTATAAGATCTTCCACATAtcttaatgatgaaaaaaattggTCAAAATATCACTTAACTGATCCAAGAGGACCATCACTCAACTCATCAGTGATCACTCTCGGGTGTAAATTATAACATGCAGGAAATAACAAGAAGACCAGGAcattaaagaaagagagaaatttacAATGGAGGAAGATCCAAAGCTTTACAGATATACTCTAGAACAGGCCCTTCTTTGGTGACGACAAGATGCTCAACCCTTGGTGGGCTATTCTCCAAAGGGCATGGTAGCAAGCGTCCATAACTAAGTTGGCTGAAAAAGTGAAATGAAGACAAACAGATCAGTCTAATAAATCATAGGAATCAAACTGGATACTAGCCTGGTGGAGATTGATGACATTGGAAACATGTCTCTGCcctcatttaaaaaatatttgtaacattacaaatttaaatttaagttgCAATGCACTATCAATATAAGCTGCCTGTTCCTGTTTAGACTTCTTAATCTATAAAGCCAACATGTAAGATACCACTTTGCATCTCATCACAAGATATAACGAATTCAGGGCACGTATACACGAGCAGCACTATTGTTATAGCCTCTACCAAATGAAATCAACGCACATGAAAAAGAATGCAAAAGTTCCCACATACAAATGCATTAGTTGTTTACTACAAATAAATTCAGATATAGATATGTTTTGTGGACATATAACATCAGTGCAGCTCAGATGCAATTACATCTTTATAACTTTTTTCATCAACTATGGCGTTCGGGCCAACTTGTGGCCTTTTTTAACTGTTTATACCTGATGAAACTGGCAAATAACCATTTTTCAGACTGCTAGTTAAGTTTTAGCGAGCGTTTTGCTTAGCAATCTTTAAATGTGGAaataaattttgacaaaaataacCCCAAATTAGAACATGGAGAAACTCCACGAAACTTTTACTAAAGTTCAAACTTTATCAGTTTGATCATGAATTGTTCCTCGAGTTTGAACTGATAAAGCTTTGACTCCATGAATTTATCAGTTTGAACTTCATAAATTGTCCCTAGAGTTTGAACTGATAAAGGTTTGGCCCCATGAATTATTAATTAAGATTGAAATTGCAGCAAATTTTCATACTTCGATTGTGAAAGTTTGAACTCCATCAATCGTTGCTGGATTTTGAACTGACATAAATTTGAACTCCATAAATCGTTCGTTTGAAACTCCAGCAAATATTCACACTTAGATTGTGAATGTGTGAATTTCATGAATTATAGATAAATGTTTCAACTCCATAAATCATTCGTGGAATTTGAAACTCCAGCAAATTTTCAAACTTGCACAAGGTGCTGGGGTTTCACAAGTCAAAGCTTTGATTCTAGCACAATGTGCTAAGAGTTTCACTTGTCAAAACTTCGAATTCCAGTACCATGTGCTGGAGTTGCTCCGTGTTTACGctaggggattttttattttttttcacaaaaaatattttccgcATTAAAAAGTACTACCTACTTTCCAGTTATTACTCTAAAAGTGGGTAAATTTTAATTGCTTAGCTCAAAAACTTGTCATGCCCACCTAATTTTGCTTTTATATCTACTTAGATGGTTACACAatgatttgaaataaaggaagtgAAGAAATCACAGCAAAATACTATAGAGAGCATGACGAAGCGTTATTAAAAAAAAcagtaactacaacaaaatagTGGACAACAAATAGTAGCAGAAATCAAAGGACTATCAGTATGGAAGAATTAACAAGACAAGACTCTACTATGAACccaagataatcaagaagacATCTCAACGCACTTAAATACACTACACAAAATAGTCTTATATGGTAATTTGAAAACACATAACATGACATTCAACTTTTACAACAGTTTAACAAGTAGACTAGACTGAAAAacaagaattacccatttgaggAAACAGCATGAGAATTTGAATTGGTATGAGACAAAGCAGTGGCCTGCCAGCTGAAGCTTCTGCTGCAGCAAGAAAGTACCAATCTTTTGTAGTGATTCTTGTACTTCAGCAAACGGCTACCACTTGAAGCAAATGTGTGAACCAAAGTTAGAGAGGAGAAAACCCCATTTCTCCAATTTGGGGTCCATAAACGAGAAGCAATCCAACTGTTGCTCAAGATTGGAGTTAAACTGACACTGGAGAAAATCATCTTCTTTTGGGTTCTTGGAGGGTTTAAGGCTAATTGAAGACATTGATAATACAGTAGCAAGATTTTGAGGGAAAGGGATTTTTGGAAATTACGATTAGACCTTTGTATTTCTTGGGGAAGTATGTCCAAGTCCCTTAACTTTTTCATAGTTCACTAAAGTCTAAAAATGGTactaaaagattaaaaatatccttttaaaCTATGCGAAATTGAACAAACATGTTCTCTATTAATAGTTTAACTAAAAATGTTATTGTAATCAATAATTTGGTTGATAAATGTCCCTACTGTTACTTAATGGGTCAAGAATATTAATTCGCTCTGTCATTCCCTTCAAAATAAGctttgttttgtcttattttatgttggataaaaaaaataataaatataaagtgtagtttactaaattattcatatttattagaTCTTAAGCAATGAACACTATTAAGAAGAATGAAGTTCTTTATTACTTATTGTTTGTCTTGAACTAATAAAATGACACCTATTtagatcttttcttttctttttttttggctaAAGCAATATTTATTTTGGACGGATGGAGCataaatcttaaaatttattGTTATGTTATTATCAATTAAATATTACTCTCTTTAGTCCACATTAACTTAATTTGTGAGATATTATATAcctagtaaaaaaaattattaggacctaaattaaaaattattgttttatctttacCCTTTCAGGGTCagattaaaatcataaatatgagcAATTAAGTCACTTGAACTCATCAATTAGAAACTATAAATAaagggcaaaaataaaataaatttccaacaAGTCtcttaaaaattgaataattaggttagtatgcaacaacaacaaatccagtatatTTTCACCTAgtgggtttgaaattaggttaTTATGATCATcgtgaaatggctcaaaaattaAGTTAATATGGACTAAATTGAGTAACTCTTACAATAATTAGCAGGTTGGAATTACTTCTAATTATTAAGTGAGGCAGTACATACAGCAAGAGGATCCACACGATGGGAAGCTATCATTtagtaaattaaattttaaatattgaattaagTATTGTTAGAAATGTGATATAATATCAGATCTTCTTGTAATAATTGattctttacttttcttttttcttattttttaaaatataataaatgttGTATGTCTGACCAACTTTTGCTGCCATGCATTTGAAGATTCATCATCGATGGAccacaatttataaattttgctAGAAATATTTCGTCTGTTTATGCAATTATTTGGCTAGTCCTGAAGACCTTTACTACCATATATGGCACCTAGCTTCAATTTGATGTAAGGactttctttttctactttacaATATACTccagtattatattttattttattttttaaaaaacacatgTTATATGACATGCATATATAGGTGTAAGGTTCTtaaatatagatttattatataCGATAGTTTTCCCCTCCCGATTACTAAATAAGGTCTATAACGAAATAGTTTAGTTTTTTCCTAATGGCATGATATCCTCTTATTTATAACTAGTGAACAGATTCGAGCTTCGTGCGATAATTAAGAACTGATTGGATTTATACtctacataatattttttataatgataaagTTATGAGAAATCATACATTTAAATGAAGATGAGCTGTTGAGAAGAAGGATACACAAATTTTTTACTTCTTattcatatttaaatatttataaatattactCAATTgttataaatgataatatttatttagtAATAGAGAATTTACGTAAATCCTTatcttatccatttttatttagttgttcATAAATAAAACGTTAATTATGtaaatgaaaatatttataattactaTACTAAGTAACctctatacataaaaaaaataaaaaaattatcttatataaaTCTCTCTTCTACTATTATTAGAAATTTACATATGTCCTTTCATCTTATccgttattatttaattaatttttcataaataaaatattaattatgcaataaataatatttatagatACTGTACTCTCAAGTCTCTAGTAAGCATTAAGAGTTACATGAGTCCTCTCATTTTCTACTtttattatcataataatttattaatacttaTGTTTGATAACTTTTGAGATGTTCAAATAAggtgaacaaaaataaaaataaaatagattatcATATAATGTTATGGTCTATCACTTTTTTTTGTCTAATAGTTTTTAATTCTTTTCACTAATCGTGAATTAAGTACATctaaaatgaaaaggaaaatttGCATATGACATTTTCCctgtttctttttaattgttgtatattttaaatatagatgTTTCTAAATACTtgtcaattttaaaaattaattatttagtgTCCAGAGGGACACaattaaagaattaataaaaaattatattagttAAACTACACTCTTAATTATTGATTGTGCAAAATTTAATTCACAACTAAGAAGGAACAAAGGTAATAAGTGATTTCTTGAATTTAGGTGAGATTATTAAGAATTTAATAGATTTCTTTTAATAATGGCATAATGTAACTTATATCATATCAAAAAGAAGTTGAGAAATAAGAcgatgaaagaaaatataatttgtagCTTATCATTCTAAAAGActcaaaagaaacaaaaaatataagtCTAATCATAAAAACTCCTgtaacatctatattatttataacACAAGGTAAAGAAAGTTTTTAATGTATCAATATAGCTTCTAAAATTTAGTTGCTAACATTTTAGGCTAGTCAATTTACTTAGATAAACATCATTTTGTAATTACATTCGTGAAAGCAATGATCTTATGAAGGAACTTCATTTAAACCCTATGTATCTAAAAAAGCTATGTTGATCAAAATACGTTGCACCTTGTCTCAATACTCCGAAGCATATAGATCTATTGGATCAATCAACACTAAATCAAACTCGCCCATCTTTTTGAGTGCAGAAATTCGAGAATCATGCGAGAATGCTTGTTACTAATGGACAAACTTGAAAGTGATTTAAAACTCTTAAGAATCAAACGTGTGTTAAACATCATGCTAGAATTCTTCTTACTGATAATGGACACTCGCATGCTTCTTAGTGATGATGGACAAAAACCTCAAAAAGAAGAAGTttaatttcttatgaaaaataggaaaatctcaatataaaaaaaatacaggaGGGAAATATAGTGATAATTGACACCATGAATGAGGTATGAAGATGGTGGTAGGAATAGCATATAAAGATCTTAAATTTATAGATATGGAGCATTATTTGGTGCATAAGAGAAAGATGAACctctttaaataataaaaaaggataaaaactTAATAGTCCCTCTTAAATGTGGGAGAAGAAAAGATTTTAAACCACTCTTAAGACATGATGGATAAAATTAAAAGATGATGGGACTTTTCAATTCTCCATTAGCTCAACTACACCAATTattaataatactaaataaatagTGTAGAATATTATTAACTCTTtcatttataaataagaaaaaataaaaaaaatatgaaaaaaaggaaaaaatagataaatagcaATGAAAGTCAtagagaggtgtcacatcacctcctctatgtttcttctttatatatatatatatatatatatatattgatttcagaatttaaatactttttttttcttttcttataaattGGCTTCATTCTACTTCTTGGAAACTAGGTGCTGACCAAAAAACGTAGATGAGCAGGGGAAaaaatactatgaatttttgTATGAATTATTGGTTACTGGTTAGATATGAAGATCAAATCTGTAATACACTACCACATAAATTCTTTTAACTGTTTCCCCacattattacttttttttgggtcagagatTGTTTTCCCATATTTGGAGGTTGAGGAGTAGAGATTGTCATTTATTGCTTTTCCATGTAGAATTTACACTTTTTATCTAGCTAGTAAAACAAGACATGCATTCGATGTACACACAGGCACACCTGCCCACTTACAATTGAATTCGAACACcaaattgttattgttattatcatatattatatattatattatatatgctATTGTTATATAAGTTGTACTACTTTATTAATCTTTTTCCTagttatgattcatgattttgttTCGTTTTTACCAAGTCAGGATAATGGCAATTAAATTAAAGAGATAATACATTAAAACCCTCTGAACTTGTCCCGACAATTTACTTTAATACTTAAACTTTACGGATAATTATTTTACCCCCTAAATCGTTTCGAAGTAATTATATACCGCCTTAAAAAAATAACACCATTCTCACTGcagagagtgtattacacttgcGTCTCGTCAATGCTACATCAGCGccacatcaaaatttatttttaaaaaagtgacaacactaatttatttataatacaatattaaaaaaaaaaaaaaaaaactctcccCGCCCACCCCGCCcctattctttcttcttcaaccccACCACCACCCTTTCTTCttccacccccaccccaaaatCCACAATGATGAATTATGAAACAAAGCttatcaaattcaaattaaacatCCAAAATTTAGGTACGAGATTAAAATTTATGGATTAAATCAAATattcaaatttatctttatggattatgaattataaacatccaaatttatttgtttattcaaattaaaacttGCATCAACAATCagtttttttatacatttttttttttatttttttttgtaaaattgatGAAATCTAATAAAAATGTAGATGATGGATTTAAAGAAGGAGAAAGGGAATTGGGTGGGGGTCCGGCTTGCCAGGGGTGAGGGTGGGGTGGATTAGAGGTGAaggtgtaagaaaaaaataaaagaaaagggtgTGGAGTGGGGGTAGTGGTTGAGgtgtaaggaaaaaaataaaagaaaggggtGCACGGGTCCAGGGGGGGTGAGGATGAGGGGGTGGGTGGCTTTGGAGAAGAAATGTGTGATTTGGGATATATAAGATAAGAAAGGGTGTAATTTAGatatatagaagaagaaagagtgtgatttggatatatatattatataaaagtcggaccatttgtttttttaaattaaaccacgtgttttttctttcttttaaatgtCACGTCAGATTTAGGGTTAAATTAATTCATTTTGAAGATATTAAGGGATTTAAATAAATGCGcattaagtttaagtgctaaaataaattgaagtgaCAAATTTAGAGGATTTTGACGTATTATCTCTAAATTATATTCCATATACTATTAGTAATCTTCCAAACTGCAGCCCAGTTCATTGCACTTCTTTTTTTAATCTAGATATGCAAACACATTCAGGTccaattctctttcttttcccTTAAATACCAAAATTATTGTTACTAAATCTAATTAACTGGGTATCAAATTTATacacaaaatgaaaataaattatcaaaatgatgtataatttttcttttcctaagGTCAAGTAGATGTCAGATATAGTTGTCTCCTACCAAGTAACTACTAAAATATTTATGGCCAAGTACGGAAAATATTAAATAGTAAATATTTCTGTTGGATATACAATCAATATACGACCAGTAGGTAGATAAACTCATTCACTCCAGCCCACTCGAAATTGTCTTTATAAACAAATAAGCATTTCACCACAAATTAACTTCCTCACacacaacacaaaaaaaaaataaaaaaatatggaggTAATGGATATTCTATTACTTTGCTCAGCAATTCTCTTTTTTTGTGTATGGTGGAAATACTGGTCAGTTACTGGTGGTGGGAAAAAGAATTTGCCACCAGGGCCACCTGGTTGGCCATTGGTGGGAAATCTTTTCCAAGTGATTCTCCAACGTCGtccatttatttttatagtaCGTGATTTACGTAAAACATATGGACCTATTTTCACCATGCAAATGGGGCAACGTACCCTTGTTATAATCACTAGCTCCGAACTAATCCACGAAGCGCTAGTCCAAAATGGCCCGCTTTTCGCGAGTCGACCTCCAGATTCACCTATCCGTCTTATATTTTCCATGGGGAAGTGCGCCATCAACTCGGCTGAGTATGGCCCGTTGTGGCGCGCTCTCCGAAGGAATTTTGTGACGGAGTTGATAAATCCAACGAGGATCAAGCAATGTAGTTGGATAAGGAAATGGGCTATGGAGTACCACATGAAAAGGCTTGAGAATGAGGTTTCTCAAAATGGATTTGTGGAAGTGATGGCTAATTGTAGGCTTACAATATGTAGCATTCTCATTTGCCTTTGTTTTGGAGCTAAAATTTCTGAAGAGAGAATCAAGAAGATTGAGAGCATACTTAAAGATGTCATGCTTATTACAGCTCCTCAACTTCCTGACTTCTTGCCAGTGCTCACACCGCTGTTTCGCAGCCAAGTGAAACAGGCAAAGAAGCTGAGGCAGACTCAACTCGAATACCTAGTTCCTTTGGTAAGcttttaaaatcaacttattttgaaAATTGTGGTGTCGGGTGGGGGTTCCAGGAATCCCCATCCCTACCGTAGATCCAATAAATACTcctatattttaaaaacataataaataaataaaattttatagacAGGAACCCCAATACAAGTTGAAGGTTGGCTTGGTGGTATAGAAAGGATAGTTGAGTTGCAAATCTTTCCCCTGAACATGGGATTGAGTCCTGCTGAGTGTTGCTTTTTAAAATTCTAGATTTGCTATTTTATGACTGAAGTATTATTGGGAAAAGTACTTATGAAAACAACTATTCcgttaattaatttgaaaatcacATTTGGCAATTTTAGAGAAGCAGTGTCTGTTTGAATTACCTTTCAAAAAGTGTTTTTTAGGGGAGATCGAAAGCTACTTTTTTCCGTTTGTACTACTACTACTCAAAAACACACTTTGCCATAAAAAGATTACCAAACACCTAATTAACTCTACGAAACAAGCactttttacataaaaattaaagtacTTCTGGCTTCTTAAATTTTTTGCCAAACAGGCCATAACTCATTAGATAGATCACAtttttaattacttaattataCATGTCCCTAATGTGTGGATAGCCTAATTCTGCTTTACGGGCCAAACATGTGAAACTACAATATTTTTTACTTTGTGAAGGATACTAAGATTTGAAGCAAGGATCTCTTAGTCTTTGACCTGCATTGAAACCACATATTGAATTGTGTGACtatattattcaaaattttaaattgttagagAAATCACACTTTTGGTTACATCATGTCTCAACAGGTAAGAGACAGAAAGGCATTTGTGGACAGCAATGGAGACCCTAAAAGCAGTCAATCAGAAATGGTGAGTCCAATTGGTGCAGCCTATGTTGATTCATTATTTGGTCTTGAACCTGCTGGCAGGAAACTAGGAGAAGCAGAGATCATCACACTTGTTTCAGAAACAATAGGTGCAGGAACTGATACTAGTGCCACTGCACTAGAATGGGCTTTGCTTCACTTAGTACTAAACCAAGATATCCAAGAAAGGCTCTACAAAGAAATAGTTGATTGTGTTGGTAAAAATGGCTCAATTTCAGAAAGTGATGTTGAAAATATGCCTTACCTTGGAGCCATTGTGAAGGAGACTTTTAGGAGGCACCCACCTAGCCATTTTGTGTTGTCACATTCTGTAACAAATGACACACAATTAGGTGGGTACAATATCCCTTCTGATGCCTATGTTGAATTTTACACTGCATGGCTAACGGAGGATCCTAGCCTATGGAAAGACCCGGGCGAGTTTCGCCCGGAAAGGTTTTTGACTGGGGACGGAGTTGATGTAGACATTACTGGAATGAGGGGTGTGAAAATGCTCCCATTCGGGGCGGGTCGTAGGATCTGCCCCGCATGGTCATTGGGTACGTTGCATATTAACTTGATGCTAGCTAAGATGGTTCATAAATTCAAGTGGATACCCATACCCGATAACCCGCCCGACCCGATTGAGACCTTTGCTTTTACTGTAGTGATGAAA comes from Capsicum annuum cultivar UCD-10X-F1 chromosome 2, UCD10Xv1.1, whole genome shotgun sequence and encodes:
- the LOC107859565 gene encoding cytochrome P450 77A1, which encodes MEVMDILLLCSAILFFCVWWKYWSVTGGGKKNLPPGPPGWPLVGNLFQVILQRRPFIFIVRDLRKTYGPIFTMQMGQRTLVIITSSELIHEALVQNGPLFASRPPDSPIRLIFSMGKCAINSAEYGPLWRALRRNFVTELINPTRIKQCSWIRKWAMEYHMKRLENEVSQNGFVEVMANCRLTICSILICLCFGAKISEERIKKIESILKDVMLITAPQLPDFLPVLTPLFRSQVKQAKKLRQTQLEYLVPLVRDRKAFVDSNGDPKSSQSEMVSPIGAAYVDSLFGLEPAGRKLGEAEIITLVSETIGAGTDTSATALEWALLHLVLNQDIQERLYKEIVDCVGKNGSISESDVENMPYLGAIVKETFRRHPPSHFVLSHSVTNDTQLGGYNIPSDAYVEFYTAWLTEDPSLWKDPGEFRPERFLTGDGVDVDITGMRGVKMLPFGAGRRICPAWSLGTLHINLMLAKMVHKFKWIPIPDNPPDPIETFAFTVVMKNPLKAIILPRI
- the LOC107859564 gene encoding RNA pseudouridine synthase 6, chloroplastic, whose product is MIFSSVSLTPILSNSWIASRLWTPNWRNGVFSSLTLVHTFASSGSRLLKYKNHYKRLVLSCCSRSFSWQATALSHTNSNSHAVSSNGQLSYGRLLPCPLENSPPRVEHLVVTKEGPVLEYICKALDLPPLYVEDLIQFGAVYYSLVCPKPPPTASPEQIKVYEEVTDPSVLRKRASIKGKTVREAQKTFRITRPDEIVEAGTYLRVHVHPKRFPRCYHIDWKSRIVAVTDDYVVLDKPAGTSVGGTTDNIEESCATFATRALGFSAPLQTTHQIDNCTEGCVVLARSKEYCSVFHGKIREKKVKKLYLALAAAPVPVGILTHYMRPINMAPRLVSEDFVKGWLLCQLEVLECKRIPWPRSEIQSRYNLADCGWALKDFAYECQINLLTGRTHQIRAQLAACSAPLVGDSMYMPAAIAEMVSPGSNPFGKNKKLCTNENDRSLTIDEWIAQHGKEPSVAVGLQACQISWDDGKHCYGARSPWWR